The DNA region AAGTGCGGCGTCGACAGGGGGAGGGGGAGAGTTTCGCTTGGGAGCTCTTCAACCAAACGAATGCCCATGTTCCCTTCCCGGACATTGGGGCGGGAGGCGAATTGCATGTCCGGAACGTTAAGATAGCAAGTTATATTTAAATCTGGCTTGTCCATGTAAGGGGTTACTGTCCAGGTGACTCGGTCGCCAGTCAGCTGTTCTCTGGCCTGTTGCCATTCCTCTTCAGTTTGAACCAGGAACTTCCTGCCGGTCAGCTCGCTTAGCCGTTTGGCAAATTCCATGGCGTCGTCCAAACTCACATAAGTGACGGTTTTCCCTTCATTGGCCGGATCAGAAAGGAATTCCCTCAATTTGTCAGCGTTGTGTCCTTTGATTTTATAACCGGCCATTACCTGCTTAAACAGAGTAACCGCGACTTCCCCCCTCATGATTTTTCTTTTGCCTGAAAGGGTGAGCATTTCGGGAAGTTCCAAGGCAGTCTGTTGGACGGCGGCTGGGAACATCTTTTGGATCCCGGCCAGGTTTTCTTTGTCGCCCAGAATGAATAAATGCTCCTCATTTGTCAGAAAGGCCGACAGCTCCAGGGAAACGAAGATCGTTTCGGCGGTTTCGCCGCCGGCCGCCCTTGTTTCGAGCGAAGGCTGCATGCCCAGCAGCCTGATTTTGGCGATCCGGTCGAGATGGATGCCATTGAGTTCGATCCTCTGTCGTTGGCAGAGCGCGGTGAGGCAGGGGCCAAGCCGCTCCTTGCCGATCGCAAAAGAAGAGATATCGACAACTCCCCGCAAAGCCGGCAGGGCTCTTTGGGACAAGTGAATTATTGATTTATTGGTTACCGGCGTGATCATAGTTTATTTGTCCTTAAATGATTCGATTTCCTTGAAAAGCGCCAAAATGACGGGACGCAGGTTCAGTGTCGCGGAACAGCGTAACTGATTCCGGGAAGTTGACCAGACTAAAGGGATCTCCCCGTCAGGCAGATCGGTGAGACGAATCGTCGTTGGGGAAAAATAGCTTTCAGCGGGTGAAAAAACGATCGTCATTTTGTTGGTTTTGAGCTTAATATTCAGGTAAACAATTTTTTCCGTTACTTTAGTTGGCGCGCCGTCTTTTTTCTCTTCATACCTGGCCGGGATGTTGTGGATCACAAAGACAAACTCATTTGGATGGGCGTTCAAAACTCTCAACTGGTAAGGGCCTGCCTTAAAGAACTTTTCCCGTCTGAAAATACCCGGCTCGGCCACGCGCAGGGCGGCACAAAGAGTTGTCCAGGAAAGGTCTGTTGATTTTAACAATTCAAGACGAAGGGGTTCAAATTCCGATGGTAGGGCTTCGACAATCTGGCGGAAGTTGAAATCCCTGATATAGTTCCAGCCGACCGGGCCATTGCGGGTCTGGGTCCGATTGGGCAGAATTTCCCAGCTTAAAGAGATGTTTTCCAGATCATCCGGAGAAACCAGGTAGGTGTTCAAGCCTTTATTGGGAGCGCTTAATTCAATCCCGTTTTCGACCAGCCTGGCGGTCAAAGAGATTTCAGCTGTCCCGGCGGAGGAAGATGGTTCGCTCCCTAATGAGCCGGTTTCAAATCGCGTGGCGACGTTATGGATCAAAAGCGTCAGGTTGGCCGGATTAGGGTCTAATATTTCAATCTTATGAGGGCCGGCTTCAAACTTTTTTGCTTTTTCGGCCGGTTGGTCGACCAGCGAGATCCCTTGACCCCGCAATTGCCGCCGCATTGCTCTTAGCCAGGTTTCTGAAAGCGGATCGGCATTGACGTCTTCGACCAAAACAATCGAACTGCTGGTCGAGCGCTCGTTGAGGCCGCAAGTGTTCAGACCGCCGGCTCTGGAGAGATGACGGCGAAAATATATTTCTTCGTCTTCGTCAGGCCTCGATTCGGTCAGCGCCCATGAGGGGCGAAACTTAGCCGAATCCTTTTTCAGCGCTCTCAATATTTCCTGATTAGTCGGTACCCGGAACCTTCGGCCGGTCAGCTCGCTTAAGCGCTTGGCAAACTCTCTGGCGTCCAATAAGTTGGCAACCAGCCTGTTTGCTGCCTTTGCCGGTTCGCTAAGTTCCGCCCGCAGCAGAGCGGCATTTTGGCCAACAATGAGATAGCCCTCCATCACCTGCTTGAATAAGCCAACTGTAACGGCGCTTGTCATAATGCGGAGTTGGTCGGAAACGTCAAACATTTCCGGTAGCGCGAGTTGGGGTTGAGGGGAGGAGAGCAGGGCCGGATTGGAAAATGTCCTGGCCAACAAGCTGACGTTTTGTTTATCGGCTAAAAGAAAAAGCGCCTGTTCTTGCGTTAGAAAAAGCTCAACCTGTAAATCAGCGAAGATATTTTCCGCAATGGCAAAGCCGGCCGCTCTTTTTTCCAGAGATGGGGTCATTCCCAGCAACCGGATCTTAGCCGTATTATCGAGATATATTCCCTTTAGCTCAATCCCTAAAAGCCCTCTTAGGCAGGGGCCAAGCTTTTCTCTCCCAAGGGCAAAATAAGATATCTCGACCACCCCCCGCAAAGCGGGCATGGGCTTTTGCGGCAAACGGATGATCGATTTGTCGCTTACCGGCGCTATCATGAGCTTTTAATCTCCGATAGATCAGACGCGGCTTTCAAGACTTCAATATACGGCTCTATTAATTCCGCGAGCTTCTTTGGACACCGCGCCAGCAGGCTGGCGATCCGCTCCATTCCGTTTTCTTCCCGCAAAAACACCCCCAGAAGCTCCGAAGCTTCTTTGGGGAGGAGGTCTTGAACCGCGACGACGACACAGGCCGAATCGTCCGCCAGGCGCTGGAAAAGGGGGAGGGCGTAGTCGGGGTGGTTCACGGCCAATTGGTGCATGATCCTGGGCATTACTTTAAAATTAACATTGTCCCCCCTGATCATCGTCTTTAATATTTCGTTGACATCAGCCTGGTCGATGAGCGAGAGCGCGGCCACGGCCCTTCGGTGTTCCACAACACTCGCAAGATTAAAGGCCGCATGGCCGAGGTCAAATCGGAGCCAATTAGCCAGATCCTCTGTCTTTCTGTCATCCGTGCGATTGATATATCGATCCATGATTGAGGGGACGGTGGCGGATGTCCCAATTGGAAGAACCTCGACCAGGCGGATCGCGTTGCTGGAAAAGCGCTCCCAGGGAATATAATTATCGCGGCCAGAGCGGCCCCGACAGCGGAGAACAAAAGAAGGTTTTTCGTAAGAGGCGCCCGCAGATTGTGTCATCGTCCATTCCCAATTTGAGCCGAACAAATCATCTGTTACCGCTTCCCATTCTTCTTCGGTTGGGAGCCTGAATTGCCTGCCGGTGAGATCGCTTAATTTCCGGGCAAATTCTACGGCATCATCTAAGCTTGCCCAAGTTAATGTGCCGCCTTCTTTTTCTGGATCGGCAAGAATTTTTCTAAGTTCCTTGGACCAAGCTCCTTCAAAGCTATAGCCGGCCATCACCCGCTTGAACAAGCTGACCGTTACTTCATACTTCATGATCATGAGGCCGTCTGAAATAGGGACCATTTCGGGCAAGGCAATTTGCGGTTGGCCGGCCGCAGCGGGAGGAATCGCCCCCCTGACCATCAGATCGTCATTCTGTTTGTCGCCTAGAATATAAAGCTGTTTATCTTGCGTTAGGAAGGCTGACAGTCCCAGCGAAGCGAAAATAGCCTCGGGTGTTTCGGCGACAGTTCTCGTTGCTAGATCAGGGCGCATTCCCAGGAGCCTAACTTTGGCGGCGGTATCGAGCTGAATCCCTATTAGTTTGATCTCTTGTCGTTGGAAAAGCTTGGTGAGACAGGGGGCGAGATTATCTTTGCCGATAGCAAAAGAGGAAATACTGGCCACTCCCCGCAAAGCCGGCAGGGCTCTTTGGGACAAGTGAATTATTGATTTATTGGTTACCGGCGTGACCATGATTGTTTTTATTTGCTCGATGGCATTAATTGAGAAAAGAAAGCCATTCCTTCTAATACTTCCGGGACCTCTTCGGGCGTTATATTTAATTCTTTTGCTAAAACGTCCGTACCAAGCTTTTGGGTGTGGCCGATCAGTTGCGCGCCGCTTATTGCTATGCCTTTGTTTGCATTAGAAAGGTCAGCTATCACTAATTTTAATTGTTCGAACATATTGGAGTAGGTACCACACATATAAATCTGGAATACGAGCAGTCCCATCAGGGCCGCGCTTTGCGGAGACTCCCGATTGTTAACGACTTCCCTGATCAACGCTACTCCACTTGCCCCGTTCCCCTTTATTAAAATCTCTCGTATTAAATCAGCCAGAAAACGTTCTTTTTTAATGAGGTGGTCAGGATAAATAGTTTCTTCCGCTTCACGTATTTGCCCGGTGATTTGAAGAGGGGGAACGCGATATTCCAATGCTAATCTAACGTCGGATTTAATTATGCCGGCTATTCTGTCGGGACCAATCTCTGCGGCCATCGGTTTAATATTCCGTTTATCCCCTAAAATGTAAAGCGCCTCATCCTGTGTCAGGAAAGCTTGGAGCTGTAAACCGGCGAAGAGGTTGCCGGCGGTCCCATCGGCTGATCTTGTTTCGAGCGAAGGCTGCATGCCCAGCAGCCTGACTTTGGCGATCCGGTCGAGGTGAATGCTGTTAAGTTCAATCCCCTGTTGTTGGCAGAGTGCGGTGAGGCAGGGGCCGAGCCGCTCTTTACCGATCGCAAAAGAAGAGATCTCGACCACTCCTCGCAGTGCCACTCTCATTGTAAAAGCTGGCACGGCCTTTTGAGGCAAGCGAATTATTGAATTACCGGTTTTTGGCGCTACCATGAACTTTTAAGCTCCGATAAGTCGGACGCGATTTCCAATAATTCGATGTGCGGCATAATTAATTCCGCGATCTCCTTTGGACACCGCGCCAGCAGGCCTACGATCCGCTCCATCCCGTTTTCTTCTTTTAAAAACACCCCCAGAAGCTCCGAGGCTTCTTTGGAGAGGAGGTTTTGAACCGCGAAGACGACACAGGCCGAATCGTCCGCCAGGCGCTGAAAAAGGGGGAGGGCGTAGTCGGGGTGGTTCACGGCCAATTGGTGCATGATCCCGGCCATTTCTTCAAGATCGCCGTGCGTCAGCATCCCCTTAAATATTTCGTCGACGTTCAGAGTGATCCGCGACAAGGCTGTGGCTGCTTGGGTGGGGTCAAGATATTTGAGCTTTGTGGCCGCAGTGCCGAAGTCGCTGTAGCGAAGCTCGTTGACTAAATCATTTAGTCTGTTTTCTTCCACACAGCGGTCATACAGGCCCATGATTGGGGGCCGTGCGGCGGGAGGATCAGATAAAATATCTTCGACTAAACGAATCGAGATATCCATGGAGCGGGTCTCCGGTTTTATTGTCTGGCGGTTGCCGGGGTCGACGCCGTCGTACAGGAGGCAAAGAATATAACCCTCGCTGTTTTTTGTCTCCGTCCATGTAAAATTAAGGCCTGATAACTTGTCCCTTTCCTGGAACCATTCCTGCTCGGTTTGAACTCTGAACTTTCTGCCGGTAAGCTTGCTTAAACGGTCCGCAAATTCCCTGGCATCAATTAAACTTACATAAACTATTGGATCATTTGCTCTTGACGGGTCATTAAGGATATCTCTTAGTGAATCGGCGAAATTGCCGGTTATTACGTATCCCCGCATTATCTGTTTGAACAAGCCGATCGTCACTTCGTCCCTCATGATCGCGAGCTTGTTTGAAATAGTGATCATTTCGGGCAGGACGATTTGCGGTTGACTTGCGATCGCGGCCGAGGCAGTCGTTCCCTTGGCCATCAGATCGATGTTTTCTTTATTGCCCAAAATATACAGCGCCTGCTCCTGGGTCAGGAAAGCCGAGAGCCTCAAGGAGGAGAAAAGAACTTCGGCGGATTCAAAAAGCTCGGTCCGCTTCTCCAGCGAAGGGCCCATTCCCAGCAATCTGATCTTGGCGGTATTATCAAGTTGAATGCTTTTGGGTGTGATCCCCAATCGTTGGAAGAGAGTGGTGAGGGCCGGGCCGAGCCGCTCTTTGCCGACGGAAAAGGAGGAGATCTCGACTATCCCCCGCAGAGCTGGTAGGGCTCTTTGGGGCAATCGAACGATCGATCTATTGGTGACCGGCGCGACCATTAATCAGGGATCCTTATCGTCAGGATTTTGTTCTCGCCTTCGGACCGGCCGATCAGTTCAACCTTCGCGCCTCGGGCCATATTTGCGTAATCTTGCTGGATTTTGGCGATGTCAACCGTTCCCGGCAGGACGAAGGCGACATCTATTCCATCGGCCGATCTGGTCAGCGAGAGGCTGATCGGCGGGAACTTGGGCGCTTCGGGCAATTCAAGCAGAGTTTTAATGATCTCGGCCTTATATTCCGGGTCCAGATTATTATTAGTTAACAGGTCGTTGAATGAGATGATTTGCGGGTTGGCTGAAACAAAAAATTCTCCTATCAACTTATCAAGCGGGGCCATCATTCTCGGCGGTTGGGATGAGGCTAAGAGAGACGCGGCCAGGTCCTGGATCAACAACACGGCCCCGTTATTCTTAATAATATTGTCGCTAGGATTGAGGATAGGGGCGAGCGCTTCCGCCAGGGGCTTGGTCGGCGGAGAAAGTTCAATCTTTATCTCTCTGTTCGCGATGATGCTGAAAACAAAGCTGGTGCCGGTTTTACCGGCCTTGATGGCCAGAGAGCGGCTGGTCCCGTCGATATATTTCTTCCTGAAGTCCGCCAGTCTTGGCCCTTCCTCGCGGGCTTCTCTGTCCGCGTTATAAACAACGATCTGGATATCGTTGGCCCGGCTTATCCGCCAACGCACGATTATCGGTTTGTCCCGCTCATCGCCGGTGAGTTTTTCTTGCCGGTCTTTGGCGGCATAGATCAGGGTGGAGAGGGCGCGCAGGACGGCTCCCTGTTCGGTTTCGGGCAAGCCGCGGGCCGTCAACAATTCCTTAAGACCGGCCTGGGCTGATTTGATTTTCGGATCGACTTTGGCCTTGTCTCCGGGGGAAAGAGTTATTTCCCAGTCCGGCTTGTTGGTAAATTGCGCTGCTTCTTTCGCCTGTTGGAGTTCGTCGGCAATCGCTTGGGCTAGCGCGACTATCCCGGGATTGCCGCTTTTGAGAAGCTCGGGGAGTTCCGCTTCGAGCGCTTGCCGGTCTTCGGTTGTCAGAGCCTGTTTGACCTTGGCTAGCGCTTCGGCCCGGGCTGTTTCGTCCTCCGGCCAGGGATTTTCTTCCAGCCAGAGCTCAACTTTTTCTGCCCCTTTGGGCGGGGAGAGGAGCCCGCCGATCATGGCGGCGTCGACTTCCGCTCCGGCCGCGACCAGTTCGCGGATTTTGCGTAAAATTATTCCTTTGCGGCCGTGAATTTGGGCGATATCCATCTGGCGACCCCGCTCCGACTTGTCGGTGGTTTCTTCAAAGCGAAGTTCCCCATCCCGGACCGAGATCTTGATAATATGTTCGCCGTTTGGCATATTATTGACCAGCCAGGCGGAAAAAGTATTGTCGAGATGCTCTTCAAGCGCTTGCTTTAGCGGCCGGGCGCCCCCGGCCAGGTCGATTCCTCTTTCCATAATATATTGCTTGACCGCCTGGTATTCAGTCTCATCCCCGCCCAGGACGACCTCAAGCTTTTGGTCGGTTTCTACCTGGGCGACAAAATTTTTCAACTGGATATCGGCGATGGCCGAGAGGTCGGCTTCGTTCAGATAATCAAAAGGAACAATATCGAGCCGCCGGAGAAAGGCGGGGGGATATTTGTCGCGGCCATATTCATCTTTCTGGCTTTTAAATGAATTAGCGGCGATCTCGCGGTTTGCTTTGGTCAACCCGTCGGCGATCTTCTTAGCTTCTTCCGGCGCTTTGCCGGCGGCCAGCTCCCTGATCTGTTCGGGCTTGAGCATTTGGGCTTCCCCCTGGTTCGAGGTCATGATGACCACTACGTCTTCGAGAGAATATTTTTCACCGGTCTCTTTGTTCTGAACATAACCCTGGTCGAGCATCACTAATAATGATTCATAAACATCCGGGTCGGCTTTGTCCGCTTCGTCAAGGAGGAGGACCCCGTGGCGGTTCTCTTTTCTTTTAAAGAGCTCCGGCAGCATCCCTTTGGTTTTGTCAAACCCGACAAAACCGGGATCGGGGCCGAAGAGCAGGGTCTTTCCAGCTTTCCCTTCGCACTGGGTCATATCGATCGTCATGACCTTTTGCGCGTTGCCGAATAACAGCCAGGCCAGGGTGTGGGCCAGTTCGGTTTTGCCGGTCCCCGTCGGTCCGGTGAACATGAAAGCGGCGATCGGCGACTGTTTTTTGCGTCGGCCGGTCTTATACCGTTTAACGGCGCCGGCAACTTTCCCGACCGCCTGGTCCTGTCCGATGAAGCGGGTCCTGATCCGTCCCTCGATCTGGCTAAGCTGTTGAATGTCCAATTCATCCATTTTGCGCAGGTCAAGGCCGGCCATTTTCGAGGCCTGGGCGCGAATATCGTCTTCGGTAATTGTCAGGCAGCCGGACTCAGCCAGTTTGCGCACAACTTTTTCCACCAGCAGTTCGCTTTCCAGGTAAGCGGCGACAATCCCGATGACCGATTTCCAGATACCCTCTAATTGCGGGCGGGTGGCTGGATCGGCGGCAAATTCGATCAGGTCGTTGATATCGTCGGCCAGCTTTTTCGGGGTTTCCGTTACGATCCTTCTTAAGTCGCCGAGCTGGCTCCGTTTACTGCCGATCGCTTCTTTGATCAGGGCGATCGTCGCGTCCGGCGGGAAGCGGTTGACGATCAGCGGCGAGAGGTCGATCGCCGCCTGGCGCGAAGCGGGCGGGACCTCGATCTTTTCCACTCCTCTTAGTTTCTCCAGGATGACCGGAATGATATTCCGGACCAGCCGCCGCAGCTTGTCGCCGGTCAGCGATTCGATATTGATCGGATCGCCGAACCGCCGTTTGGTGGCGTCGTTATTAAAATAGCGATAGAATTCTCCCGTTGTCGTCGCACCCACGACCTGGAAACCGGGGCGGGCGAGGGGTTCCTTCAACAGTTCGAGAACGCCCGCTTGTTCCATCAGGTGGAGTTCGTCCATCAGGAGGTAAACGGTGTAGCCCTGTTTGAAGGCGTCTTGGACCGTTTCGACGATCTGTTTCAACTGCGGTTCGAGGACCGAGCGGTCGAGATCTTTCATCCCCAGGCTGAAGAAGTAGGTTTTTTCCTCATCCTTCCACTCCTGGGCCAGCCCTTCGACGATCGCCGTTTTTCCGACGCCGGTGTTGCCGATCAGAATAGCGTTGCTGCCGCCCTTCAGCCGTTTGGAAAGCTCCGCCATTTCGTCGCTTCGTTCAAAGACCGGATCGAGATCGCCGGCGCGGGCTTCGCTGGTAATGTTGCGCAGGCCAAGTTCTTCCAGCTTTTCGATCGGGGTTTTCGGCTCGCCGTCACCCGCGCCGTTGACGCCGTTGGTTCCGTTAACCGCGCCGTTGCTTTCGAGGCCGGCCGGATTTCTCGCGATCAGGCTTAATTCATCGCGGATCAGGGTCCCGGCGGGCGTCAGGCTTAGCAGGTTGTGAGTCGGTGGGGCAATTTCTTTTGTTATTCGTCCTCCGGGTAACAAGCTCGGGTGGTTTACAAACGTGCTGCGAGCGGCGATGGTCAGTTCCCTGATCAGGCGGACGCTTTGTCTGATCGGCAGTCTAGTTAGAGCTTCCATCGGTTCTCCCGGCGGTTTTTTTAACTAATTGGATTTTGCCCAGTACCTGTTGAGCGGGGGCGGCGCTAGCTTTTTTGGGCAGCTGTAATTTGCCCGGTCCGGGGTCGAGGTAGTCCCGGCGAAAGCTATCGAAAAGTTGGGCGAGGGTGGTGCCGTTGTTCGACCGGGAAGCGGTCAGCAGTTCTCTGACCAGATTTTCCTGCCCCGCGGCGTCGATCACTCCCTCTTTCATGACTTCGGCCACGACCTGCCGCATGGCGACTTCAAAATCAAGCTCGCGGTCCATGATCTTTTCGACAATCGTTTCCGCCAGGATATGCATCGCGTGGTCTTCGCCAGTCCCTTCGATCTCGCCGGGGATCGACTGACCGAGGGTCTCTTCCGCTTTGCCGTTGAAGTCGTATAAGATTTCTCTGGTCGTTTCCCTCAAGAGGTCGGCGGCCCGCTGTTGGATGTTGTCAACACCAGAGAGTTTGCTTTCCAGCTGGTCCATCCAGGCGCGCAGGCGGGCTTTTTTCTGGGTGTCCTGGATCTTCGGTTCCAGCGTCTGCCAGACATCTTTTTCGATCAGCTGAAGGACCGCTTCCTGCTGTTGGTTGAAGGCCGACCGGTCGAAACGGGCGGTGGCTTCCAGTTGGCTGATTTCCATAAATGCTTTGTTGAGGGCGTGGACCAGGGCTGGTTCGATCTCGCCGATCAGCTCCGAAAATTCATCGAGCTTGGTCAGTTCTTTTAGAATTCTTTGGCGGGCGGCGCCGGCGACATCGATTCTTAAGTTCTTTTCCCAGCAGATTCCGGCGACAAAAGGGAGCTTGGCCGAAGTTATGGCGGAAAGGGCGACGGCGGCGACAACCGGGAGCAGGGAAACGTTCAAAGCCAGCGTTTCGGCGGCACGCTGATGCCTTAAGACAAAGTTTTTTAATGTCGTTTCGGCCCGGAAGCAATAATAATGAACATAGTTGGTCGCCCTGATCATTGATTTCCCCCGTTTTATATAGGAATTCGCGCTAAATATATATCAATAGGAGAAGGATAAAATTTCAGTCTATTAAGGATTGTGATTGTATAAGCCGCCGGCGGCCGGAGCCCGATGTTACTAAGATTGGGTGAAATTTATTAACATCTTAAGGGATAAATAGATGTAGAGAATGAAGGATTAAATAAACAAAGGAGTTTTTTATGGAAGCATCTGTTAGTCTTTATACTGGTATTACCCCCAAGGCAAGTTGCAATATATATGGAATCCAAGGAGCGGGCGAGACCAATGTCCCGGAGCCTGTCCGGACGGTTCCGATCCATCCCGCTGATACCAAGGCCGATCCAGACAATAACGGCCCTATCAGCCAAAAAGACAATAAAACCGAACCGCTTTTTACTTTTGCTTCGCTGGAGTTAGGGTTGAAAATCAGCAGTTCGAAAAAAGAGAGCAATGAAGGTTTGACGCTTCGAACCGGCGTCGGGGCCGATTTTGGCGTAATAACCGGGTCCCATCTTAACGAAAGAAATTATACGGATGCTCCCGGCACAGAAACAAAAGACTATGGAGCCGCGCTTACCTATTATTATTTAGGTGCGACTGGCCTTGTTTACCCTAAAATATTTGGCGAATTATCAGGTGAATATTGGCTGGCCAGGCTGCAATTGCGCACCTATGAAACAGCTGTAAACACTGGTTGGGACAGATATAATTCCTTGGAAACCAAAGATAATTTTATTCTGGGCAGGAACCTGGAATGGCAAGCCTATGCCGGACTTCGCCTGAGTTCCGAGCTTACCGAGGGTGTCCAACATGAATTGCGATTAGTAGGGGGGCTGGCGTATTCAAAACTGTTTCCTAACAGTTTAGGCAAAGAAGCTAACGTCAGAACGGATGAATTCGCCCCAATAATTGGGCTTGAATATCAACTCAATTTAGACTTCTTGCACCTATAATTCGCGATCAACCCGGCTGTGGTTGTGGGTGTTTTAGCTTAAGAAGCCAAATTCCTTCAATTCCGTGACCCAGCGCCAATATTTCTTGGGGATCATCCGCTGGAAGTACTTCAAGTTGCGCCGTTCCGGGATGTACTGCGAACGGTAGAAGGCGAGCCAGTATTTTTCGAACTCGTCGGTAGTGGCCGGCAGGACCGCCTTTTTACGGTCGAACTTTTCCTTGAAGATCTCGTTCCCCTGACCGATAAAAACCTCATCGCCAAAGACCAGCATGATCCGGTACTTGGGAAAGCGTTTTAAGAAGTGGAGCATGATGATCTCGCCGGTCTGGTGGACGATTTCAAATTCCCCCATCAGGACGTTGTGCTGGTCGATTGGTTTCAGCCGGAGGAAAGAGATCGCCCGATGGCGCTCCCCCGCGACCTGCCGGGCCAGGTCGATGAACTTTTTGGCTTCGGCCGAGACCTTGCACAAAATATAGCTCAAGCCTTTGGCCTTAGCCTGTTCGATTACTTTATCGATTAGCTGATATTTATTGGGGTCTTTGTGGAGGAGGGCGTAGTAAAGTCGCTGGCGGAACAAATAATATGCTTCCGGTGTTCCTTTGAGCTTGATCGCCGGAAGTTTTTCTTCCAGCTCTTCTTTCCGATCGAACTTGTCGTTAAAAATTGATAGTTGTTCGTTCATTTATAAGCTTACAGCTTTAAGCTTAAAGCTTATAGCTGTAAGCTTGTTTCCTATGTCAGCAACTGCGGAGCCTGCGCCCAGGCGAGCGAACTGCTAAAGTTTTCAAAGAGCTCAAGCTGTTTGACCGTGACGATCTCGCTAATATTCCCTTGTTTGACCCCGTTGATCAGGATAAAGGGCTTGGCCCGCTTGGTCACGACCCCCAGGTTTTTTAGCTCTTGCAGGTTGGTAAAGCGGTGTTCTTTACGGGCCCGATATAATCGTTTGGCGGCGAGCGGTCCGACCCCCGGGACTTTTAGCAAATCCCGGAAAGAGGCCCGGTTTATCTCGAGTGGGAACCGCTGCCGGTTCTTCAGGGCGTGGGCCATCTTGGGGTCGATATCGAGGCTCAAGTTCTGGTCTTGTTTCATGACCAGGTCATCGAGCTCAAAGTGGTAGAAACGCATCAACCAATCGGCCTGGTAGAGGCGATGTTCGCGCAGTAATGGGACCCGTTTGGCCCCGGCCAGCGGCGTTTCGCCGGTCGGAACAAAGGCGCTAAAATATGCCCGCTTCAGGTTTTTCTTTTTGTAGAGCCAGTTGGTCGTTCGCAGGAGTTCGGCGTCGGTCTCACCGGCGGCGCCAACCACAAATTGGGTCGTATGGCCCGCTTTAAGCAGCCCTTTTTCGACCTGTTTTTGGATGGCGTTGATCGGTTCGATCAGGTCGAGCATGAAGTTCTTTTCGCTGGCGATCGACTTGAGCCGGTCGGGATTGGGGCTTTCCAGGTTGACTGACATTCGGTCGGCCAGCTTAGCTCCCCGTTCGATCAGGTCGGCCGGGGTGTTGGGGAGGACTTTCAGATGGGCGTAGCCCCGGTAGCGATATTGGAACCGGAGGATTTCCAGGACGGCGATCATCCGTTCCATGGTGTAGGTCGTGCTTCTCTGGACTCCCGAACTAAGAAAGATCCCTTCGATGTAATTGCGGCGGTAGAGCTCGATAAAAAGATCGGCCAGCTCTTTCGGTTCAAAACTGCTGCGCTCAAAGTCGTTGCTGACCCGATTGACGCAGTACTGGCAGTTGTTTTTACAGGAGTTGGTCATCAGGACCTTGAGGAGAGAGACACAGCGGCCATCCGGTGTGAAGCTGTGGCAGATCCCGCCGGGGGCGTTGGAGCCGATATAGTTGCTGTTCGGCTGCCGCTTTTGCGGGGCCGCCGTGGAAGCGCAGATGTCGTATTTGGCGGCCGCTCCCAGGACCTCGAGCTTTTTTTCAGTGTCCGGCATGGTTTAGCCTCCGGTTTAATTTATCGTCGGCGAAAAGGGAGGCCTGGTCGACCCGAAGCCGCGTGTCCTTCGCCAGGTTCCCTTTTCGCTTTTTGTTGAAATTAAAAATGACATAATGCAAAATGAAAAATGAATGTATGGCCTGCGGTCATATTATTAATAATCATGCTT from Candidatus Margulisiibacteriota bacterium includes:
- a CDS encoding putative DNA modification/repair radical SAM protein → MPDTEKKLEVLGAAAKYDICASTAAPQKRQPNSNYIGSNAPGGICHSFTPDGRCVSLLKVLMTNSCKNNCQYCVNRVSNDFERSSFEPKELADLFIELYRRNYIEGIFLSSGVQRSTTYTMERMIAVLEILRFQYRYRGYAHLKVLPNTPADLIERGAKLADRMSVNLESPNPDRLKSIASEKNFMLDLIEPINAIQKQVEKGLLKAGHTTQFVVGAAGETDAELLRTTNWLYKKKNLKRAYFSAFVPTGETPLAGAKRVPLLREHRLYQADWLMRFYHFELDDLVMKQDQNLSLDIDPKMAHALKNRQRFPLEINRASFRDLLKVPGVGPLAAKRLYRARKEHRFTNLQELKNLGVVTKRAKPFILINGVKQGNISEIVTVKQLELFENFSSSLAWAQAPQLLT